One genomic window of Gemmatimonadaceae bacterium includes the following:
- the cas2 gene encoding CRISPR-associated endonuclease Cas2, with translation MRHRWLIAYDVSEAKRLRRMHRLLDGYGDGVQYSVFICDLTDVELQLLREQVLQVMHQAEDRVMFVDLGPMSGRAPHAVSFVGREGISLRDKPGAVII, from the coding sequence ATGCGGCATCGCTGGCTGATCGCGTACGACGTGAGCGAGGCGAAGCGGCTGCGCCGGATGCACCGATTGCTCGACGGGTATGGCGATGGCGTGCAGTATTCGGTGTTCATCTGCGACCTCACGGACGTGGAGTTGCAGTTGCTCCGGGAACAGGTGTTACAGGTGATGCATCAGGCCGAGGATCGCGTGATGTTCGTGGATCTCGGTCCGATGAGCGGTCGCGCGCCGCATGCGGTGAGTTTCGTGGGGCGCGAGGGGATCAGCCTGCGTGACAAGCCAGGGGCGGTGATCATCTGA
- the cas1 gene encoding CRISPR-associated endonuclease Cas1 → MSETAESDQLLVPARMVNEYVYCPRLAYLEWVQGEWSDNLDTIEGRWVHRRVDVPTPRQVPDGSDTPEPAHELTARSVLLSSEVDGLIARVDLLEMSGRLATPVEYKKGAPPDNAARAYDPERVQLAVQAMILRANGYHVERGVLYFAEVKERVDVPIDDALVSLATDAIRGVQAMASSGRCPAPLVDSPKCTRCSLNGICLLDETNLLAGRGDATTVRRLVAPRPVARPLYVQEQGSVVKKVGDTLVVTAPDADPVKVLSKDISAVVLHGNIQVTTQAIRALMEDETPVMFHSFGGWFVGQAGAGIGHRNVSVRMAQHRALGTPLQGRIAAALVAGKVQNQRTLLRRNLPVADHAVTGRLAQLARQSRTVADRDTLLGMEGYAARTYFAAFPALFRERGAWAGAQFRANGRNRRPPLDPVNAVLSFLYSHLVRECTSAALQAGFDPYVGILHEPHHGRASLALDLMEEFRPLVADSVCITLFNQGELEPSAFHARARGVMLTPKGRRVVLAGFERRLEQFIMHPVFGYQVSYRRLFDLQARMLRAVLLAETAAYRPFTTR, encoded by the coding sequence ATGTCGGAAACCGCCGAATCAGATCAGCTCCTCGTGCCGGCGAGGATGGTGAACGAGTATGTCTACTGCCCGCGTCTGGCGTACCTGGAATGGGTGCAGGGCGAGTGGTCGGACAACCTCGACACGATCGAGGGGCGCTGGGTGCACCGGCGTGTCGATGTGCCGACGCCGCGCCAGGTGCCGGATGGCTCCGACACACCTGAGCCCGCGCACGAGCTCACGGCCCGTTCGGTCCTGCTCTCGTCCGAGGTCGACGGTCTGATCGCGCGGGTCGACCTGCTGGAGATGTCCGGACGCCTCGCCACTCCGGTGGAGTACAAGAAGGGTGCGCCGCCCGACAACGCGGCCCGCGCGTACGATCCGGAGCGCGTGCAGCTGGCAGTGCAGGCGATGATCCTGCGTGCCAACGGCTACCACGTGGAGCGTGGTGTGCTGTACTTCGCCGAGGTGAAGGAGCGGGTCGACGTGCCGATCGACGATGCGCTCGTGAGCTTGGCCACTGACGCGATCCGGGGCGTCCAGGCGATGGCGTCGTCCGGCCGCTGCCCGGCGCCGCTGGTGGACAGCCCGAAGTGCACCCGGTGCTCGTTGAACGGAATCTGCCTGCTGGATGAGACCAATCTGCTCGCGGGTCGGGGTGACGCCACCACCGTGCGCCGTCTGGTGGCGCCGCGGCCGGTGGCACGACCATTGTACGTGCAGGAACAGGGCAGCGTGGTGAAGAAGGTCGGTGACACCCTCGTGGTGACAGCCCCGGATGCGGACCCGGTCAAGGTGTTGTCGAAGGACATCTCCGCCGTGGTCCTGCATGGCAACATCCAGGTCACCACCCAGGCGATCCGCGCGCTGATGGAGGATGAAACGCCGGTGATGTTCCACTCCTTCGGCGGCTGGTTCGTGGGACAGGCGGGCGCGGGGATCGGGCACCGGAACGTATCGGTCCGGATGGCGCAGCACCGTGCGCTCGGCACACCACTGCAGGGTCGGATCGCGGCGGCGCTGGTGGCGGGCAAGGTGCAGAACCAGCGCACCCTGCTGCGGCGCAATCTTCCGGTGGCCGACCATGCGGTGACGGGACGACTGGCTCAACTCGCGCGTCAGTCACGGACGGTGGCGGATCGCGACACGCTGCTGGGCATGGAAGGCTACGCCGCACGGACTTACTTCGCGGCCTTTCCGGCGCTGTTCCGCGAACGGGGTGCGTGGGCGGGTGCGCAGTTCCGGGCCAACGGGCGCAACCGGCGTCCACCGCTTGACCCGGTGAACGCGGTGTTGAGTTTCTTGTACTCGCACCTGGTGCGGGAGTGCACCTCGGCCGCGCTGCAGGCCGGATTCGACCCGTACGTGGGCATCCTGCACGAGCCGCACCACGGCCGTGCATCGCTGGCGCTCGACCTGATGGAAGAGTTCCGGCCGCTGGTGGCCGATTCCGTGTGCATCACTCTGTTCAATCAGGGTGAACTCGAGCCGTCGGCCTTCCACGCCCGCGCGCGCGGGGTGATGCTGACGCCGAAGGGTCGCCGGGTCGTGCTGGCGGGATTCGAGCGCCGGCTGGAGCAGTTCATCATGCATCCCGTCTTCGGCTATCAGGTGAGTTACCGCCGGCTGTTCGACCTGCAGGCGCGCATGTTGCGGGCGGTGTTGCTGGCCGAGACGGCGGCGTACCGGCCGTTCACGACACGCTGA
- a CDS encoding ATP-binding protein — MIDLPADDTRRPLGRVVATERRPSTPHEFHFWTALDANVGIGTIVRVDGSLAVNGHVPQVFGVVMEGQGWTDMLSPLDDVLGRDGQPDGGLVATQRTEIRLYTASVLRHMPDEPLQPVPMGTVWLADDADVALALRMDSYLASDHRTAIPVGLYRSGGTESPVYLDADFLLGPEAAHLNITGVSGLATKTSAVEWLLQSIFQHFPAEKGSVAAVCFNVKGPDLLYLDQPATLAPDDLAMYEKLGVPAAPFANVQYYAPYDAALRGLATIRSNEALLHNVQPLTWGLREVLQYAGVLLDREDIDAKADALIDFITDRVVGQKFSDPLIGGEMVVQTFADLDAWFRTLLDGLERKDAQTWRTHHVATVRKVRNRLVNLATRCAGLVTDGADVSDLPFGTFADRSVHVIDVANLEEDAQGLIFARVVSKLREHLERRDLGVNHVVVFVDELNKYAPGDGPETYVRRMLLDIAERGRYLGMVLFSAQQFRSQVHKRVVGNAGTALYGRMDGDELATPGYAVLSPAVRTKLSTLDKGQLMVRHPHFSQPVFVRFPRPSVLTGRAGVERFPAAPVEEFDAAMLRRLRRLEGGLTLDWLRSATALVDEADVLRAVRATEREQPRDVRTYFTAQFRRQVAPRPLGVPQPLVQPLALPGGDDPYGF, encoded by the coding sequence ATGATTGACCTGCCTGCAGACGACACCCGCCGCCCGCTGGGCCGTGTGGTGGCCACCGAGCGCCGCCCGAGCACGCCGCACGAGTTCCACTTCTGGACGGCGCTGGACGCGAATGTCGGCATCGGCACCATCGTGCGCGTGGACGGCAGCCTGGCGGTGAACGGCCACGTGCCGCAGGTGTTCGGCGTGGTGATGGAGGGGCAGGGCTGGACCGACATGCTCTCGCCGCTGGACGACGTGCTCGGCCGCGACGGGCAACCCGACGGCGGCCTGGTGGCGACGCAGCGCACCGAGATCCGGCTTTACACCGCCAGCGTGCTGCGCCACATGCCCGACGAGCCGCTGCAGCCGGTGCCGATGGGCACCGTCTGGCTGGCGGACGACGCGGATGTCGCGCTGGCACTGCGGATGGACAGCTACCTCGCCTCCGACCACCGCACCGCGATCCCGGTGGGGCTGTACCGCAGCGGTGGCACCGAGAGCCCGGTGTACCTCGACGCCGACTTCCTGCTCGGCCCCGAGGCCGCGCACCTGAACATCACCGGCGTGAGCGGGCTGGCGACGAAGACGAGTGCCGTGGAGTGGCTGCTGCAGTCGATCTTCCAGCACTTCCCGGCGGAGAAGGGCTCGGTGGCGGCGGTCTGCTTCAACGTGAAGGGCCCCGACCTGCTCTACCTCGACCAGCCGGCCACGCTCGCGCCGGACGACCTGGCGATGTACGAGAAACTCGGCGTGCCGGCCGCACCGTTCGCGAACGTGCAATACTACGCCCCCTACGACGCGGCCTTGCGCGGACTGGCGACCATCCGGAGCAACGAGGCGCTGCTGCACAACGTGCAGCCGCTCACGTGGGGATTGCGCGAGGTGCTGCAGTATGCCGGCGTGCTGCTGGACCGCGAGGACATCGACGCCAAGGCCGATGCGCTGATCGACTTCATCACCGACCGCGTGGTGGGCCAGAAGTTCAGCGACCCGCTGATCGGCGGCGAGATGGTGGTGCAGACCTTCGCCGACCTGGATGCGTGGTTCCGCACGCTGCTGGACGGGCTGGAACGCAAGGACGCGCAGACGTGGCGCACGCACCACGTGGCCACCGTGCGCAAGGTGCGCAACCGCCTCGTGAACCTGGCCACGCGCTGTGCCGGCCTGGTGACGGACGGTGCCGACGTGAGCGACCTGCCGTTCGGCACCTTCGCGGATCGTTCGGTGCACGTGATCGACGTCGCGAACCTGGAGGAGGATGCGCAGGGGCTGATCTTCGCGCGCGTCGTCAGCAAGCTGCGCGAGCACCTCGAGCGCCGCGACCTGGGGGTGAACCACGTGGTGGTGTTCGTGGACGAGTTGAACAAGTACGCGCCCGGTGACGGGCCCGAGACCTACGTGCGCCGGATGCTGCTCGACATCGCCGAGCGGGGCCGCTACCTGGGGATGGTGCTCTTCTCGGCCCAGCAGTTCCGCAGCCAGGTGCACAAGCGGGTGGTGGGGAATGCCGGCACGGCGCTCTACGGGCGGATGGATGGCGACGAACTGGCCACACCGGGGTATGCGGTGCTGAGTCCGGCCGTCCGGACGAAGTTGTCCACCCTCGACAAGGGGCAGTTGATGGTCCGGCACCCCCATTTCTCGCAGCCCGTCTTCGTGCGGTTCCCGCGACCCAGCGTGCTCACCGGTCGCGCCGGGGTGGAGCGGTTCCCGGCGGCGCCGGTGGAGGAGTTCGACGCCGCGATGCTGCGCCGGCTGCGGCGCCTGGAGGGTGGGCTGACGCTGGACTGGCTGCGCAGTGCCACTGCGCTGGTGGACGAGGCGGACGTGCTGCGTGCGGTGCGTGCCACCGAGCGGGAACAGCCGCGGGATGTCCGAACGTATTTCACGGCGCAGTTCCGGCGGCAGGTGGCCCCCCGTCCGCTGGGTGTGCCGCAGCCGCTCGTCCAGCCCCTCGCCCTGCCCGGTGGTGATGATCCGTACGGTTTCTGA
- a CDS encoding Lrp/AsnC ligand binding domain-containing protein, with amino-acid sequence MITTIVLIQAEPASIPATATKLAEIRGVAEVYSVSGAWDLVAIVRVPELDDIARVVTEEFITVPGIVRTQTLTAFRAYSKRDLEQAWDLGVE; translated from the coding sequence ATGATCACGACCATCGTGCTGATCCAGGCGGAACCCGCCAGCATCCCGGCCACGGCCACGAAACTGGCCGAGATCCGCGGTGTGGCCGAGGTGTACTCGGTGAGCGGGGCGTGGGACCTGGTGGCGATCGTGCGCGTGCCGGAGCTGGACGACATCGCGCGGGTGGTGACCGAGGAGTTCATCACGGTGCCGGGCATCGTGCGCACGCAGACGCTCACCGCCTTCCGCGCCTACTCGAAGCGGGATCTCGAGCAGGCGTGGGACCTCGGCGTGGAGTGA
- a CDS encoding pyridoxal phosphate-dependent aminotransferase, which produces MPAEFVPSPNIAQLRPSATIAVSTRAKALKAQGRQIIDLGVGEPDFDTPDFVKAGAARAVAAGHTKYTATEGILPLREAIASHAADRWAGAVADAPTAADVVVSNGSKQTLFNACFTLFGAGDEVLIPTPAWTSYVEIVALARATPVAVMGNPANGFQVTVADLEAAATPRTRGLMLNSPSNPTGATWDAAVLRDILALARARGWWVLSDEIYRRISYEVPAVSALELVTDRSNLVIVDGVAKSYAMTGWRIGWAVAPRAVAKAMTDLQSHTTSNAATPSQYAALTALTERDAAEESITAMVRAFRARRDAAMVILDEAGAPPYIHPSGAFYFYLDVSAISGGGDDAGTVFAAKMLEEHGVAIVPGTAFGTPGWVRLSYAAAEADVLEAVRRICETYRSLTRVSA; this is translated from the coding sequence ATGCCTGCCGAGTTCGTCCCGTCCCCGAACATCGCCCAGCTTCGCCCCTCGGCGACGATCGCCGTCTCGACGCGGGCCAAGGCGCTGAAGGCGCAGGGCCGCCAGATCATCGACCTGGGGGTGGGGGAGCCGGACTTCGACACCCCGGACTTCGTGAAGGCCGGCGCCGCCCGCGCCGTGGCCGCCGGACACACCAAGTACACCGCCACCGAGGGCATCCTGCCGCTGCGCGAGGCCATCGCCAGCCACGCCGCCGACCGCTGGGCCGGCGCGGTGGCCGATGCGCCCACCGCCGCCGACGTGGTGGTCAGCAACGGCAGCAAGCAGACGCTCTTCAACGCCTGCTTCACGCTCTTCGGCGCCGGTGACGAGGTGCTGATCCCCACGCCGGCCTGGACGAGCTACGTGGAGATCGTGGCCCTCGCCAGGGCGACGCCGGTGGCCGTGATGGGGAATCCGGCCAACGGCTTCCAGGTGACGGTCGCCGATCTCGAGGCGGCGGCCACGCCGCGCACCCGCGGCCTGATGCTGAACTCGCCGAGCAACCCCACCGGCGCCACCTGGGATGCCGCCGTCCTGCGCGACATCCTGGCGCTGGCGCGCGCGCGCGGCTGGTGGGTGCTGAGCGACGAGATCTACCGGCGCATCTCCTACGAGGTGCCGGCGGTGAGTGCGCTGGAGCTCGTGACGGACCGTTCGAACCTGGTGATCGTGGACGGGGTCGCGAAGTCGTACGCGATGACGGGGTGGCGCATCGGCTGGGCGGTGGCGCCGCGGGCCGTCGCGAAGGCGATGACAGACCTGCAGAGCCACACCACGTCGAACGCCGCCACGCCCAGCCAGTACGCCGCCCTCACGGCGCTCACGGAGCGTGACGCCGCCGAGGAGAGCATCACCGCGATGGTGCGCGCCTTCCGCGCGCGGCGCGATGCGGCGATGGTGATCCTGGACGAGGCGGGGGCGCCACCCTACATCCACCCCTCCGGCGCCTTCTACTTCTACCTCGACGTGAGTGCGATCAGCGGCGGCGGTGATGACGCCGGCACCGTGTTCGCGGCGAAGATGCTCGAGGAACACGGCGTGGCGATCGTGCCCGGCACCGCGTTCGGCACACCGGGCTGGGTGCGCCTCAGCTACGCGGCGGCCGAAGCCGACGTGCTGGAGGCAGTGCGGCGCATCTGTGAAACGTACCGGTCCCTCACGCGGGTGTCCGCATGA
- a CDS encoding DbpA RNA binding domain-containing protein: MPKADNAAPSAPKVTRNQQVVLTAPPTVAAMVSLVQPALERLPAGSAGVHLVILVPDADTALAVAQAVLPAGDAAPVLVPMTSATRGARLLAGKPAAIVGAPADLAALLPSGLLKLEGVTQLLVLQADLTLALADEPSITTLMTELPKDIARTLTMAGETDAVTAFAKAYMKRPRRVGDDVMAEGSAPVSVHYVLTSAATRPATLRRVLDAVNAPSAVVVAAEPAQLAEAGSALRALGYDAAQGDVQATAGPVTAHSVLRVLYDVPASRAALDAAIGGAPVQVIVLVTPRQVPHLRALLAGGSLTFFILPDTMAHAVGRDGARMGELRKILAEGVSARELAALEPLLDEHDAMEVAAAALRLLERERETAKALRIGVTTAQPKDVKRALAATAAQDAGAAPMTAPAPMAAPAPTAPAAPSPIAADGTPHEFVVLWLNIGNDDGATASSFVGAITGETGLDRSVVGSIDLRDSHTLVEVSGAHAEQIVAAMNGTTMRNRQVIARIDRVGPMRTTRSAPAGRGGDRPGAGRSSGGFSRDRGDRPARPSFRRDEGDAPRERSGYPRRDAGDRPARPSFSRDDRPARPPREGGFSRDERPARPFSRDDRPARPPREGGFSRDDRPARPFSRDDRPSRPPREGGFSRDDRPARPPRSGGFSRDERPARPAGGGFSRAPRDAGAPTSRGFTRDRGDAPSGPRTEGNDFAERAERLRNARKPSRTED; this comes from the coding sequence GTGCCCAAGGCCGATAACGCCGCCCCGTCCGCCCCGAAGGTCACCCGCAACCAGCAGGTGGTCCTCACCGCCCCGCCCACCGTGGCGGCGATGGTCTCGCTCGTCCAGCCCGCCCTCGAGCGGCTGCCCGCCGGATCGGCTGGGGTGCATCTCGTCATCCTCGTGCCCGACGCCGATACCGCGCTCGCCGTGGCGCAGGCCGTCCTGCCCGCCGGCGATGCCGCGCCGGTGCTGGTGCCCATGACCTCCGCCACTCGCGGCGCCCGCCTGCTGGCCGGCAAGCCCGCGGCGATCGTCGGGGCGCCCGCCGACCTGGCGGCGCTGCTGCCGAGCGGCCTGCTCAAGCTCGAGGGGGTCACGCAGCTCCTCGTGCTGCAGGCCGACCTCACCCTCGCCCTCGCCGACGAGCCGTCGATCACGACGCTCATGACCGAGCTGCCGAAGGACATCGCGCGCACGCTCACCATGGCCGGCGAGACCGATGCCGTGACGGCGTTCGCGAAGGCCTACATGAAGCGCCCCCGCCGCGTGGGTGACGACGTGATGGCCGAGGGCAGCGCCCCGGTCAGTGTGCACTACGTGCTGACCAGTGCCGCCACGCGGCCGGCCACGCTCCGGCGTGTGCTGGATGCCGTCAATGCACCGTCGGCGGTGGTCGTCGCGGCCGAGCCGGCGCAGCTCGCCGAGGCGGGTTCCGCTCTCCGCGCGCTGGGATACGACGCCGCGCAGGGTGACGTGCAGGCCACCGCCGGCCCGGTCACCGCGCACAGCGTGCTGCGCGTGCTCTACGACGTGCCGGCCTCCCGCGCCGCACTCGACGCCGCCATCGGTGGTGCCCCGGTGCAGGTGATCGTGCTCGTCACGCCGCGCCAGGTGCCGCACCTGCGCGCCCTGCTCGCCGGCGGGTCGCTCACCTTCTTCATCCTCCCCGACACCATGGCCCATGCCGTGGGCCGCGACGGCGCCCGCATGGGTGAGCTGCGGAAGATCCTCGCCGAGGGCGTGAGCGCCCGCGAGCTCGCCGCGCTCGAGCCGCTGCTGGACGAACACGACGCCATGGAAGTGGCCGCGGCGGCGCTGCGCCTGCTGGAGCGCGAGCGTGAGACGGCGAAGGCCCTGCGCATCGGTGTCACCACCGCGCAGCCGAAGGACGTGAAGCGTGCCCTGGCAGCGACGGCCGCGCAGGACGCCGGCGCCGCCCCGATGACGGCACCGGCACCGATGGCAGCCCCGGCGCCGACGGCACCCGCCGCACCGTCGCCGATCGCCGCGGACGGCACCCCGCACGAGTTCGTGGTGCTGTGGCTCAACATCGGCAACGATGACGGCGCGACCGCCTCGTCGTTCGTCGGCGCGATCACCGGTGAGACCGGCCTCGATCGCAGCGTCGTCGGCAGCATCGACCTCCGTGACAGCCACACGCTGGTCGAGGTCTCGGGTGCACACGCCGAGCAGATCGTGGCCGCGATGAACGGCACCACCATGCGCAACCGGCAGGTGATCGCCCGCATCGATCGTGTCGGCCCGATGCGCACCACGCGCAGCGCGCCGGCCGGCCGCGGCGGTGATCGCCCTGGGGCAGGCCGCAGCAGCGGCGGCTTCTCGCGCGATCGTGGCGATCGTCCGGCGCGTCCGTCCTTCCGCCGCGACGAGGGTGATGCGCCCCGCGAGCGCAGCGGCTATCCGCGCCGCGACGCCGGTGACCGGCCGGCCCGGCCGTCGTTCTCGCGCGATGATCGTCCCGCGCGTCCGCCGCGTGAGGGAGGCTTCTCGCGCGACGAGCGTCCGGCGCGCCCGTTCAGCCGCGACGACCGTCCTGCACGGCCGCCGCGTGAGGGCGGCTTCTCGCGTGACGACCGCCCGGCCCGTCCGTTCAGCCGCGACGACCGTCCCTCCCGTCCGCCGCGCGAGGGTGGGTTCTCGCGTGACGACCGGCCGGCCCGCCCGCCCCGCAGCGGAGGCTTCAGCCGTGACGAGCGTCCGGCGCGGCCTGCCGGTGGTGGCTTCAGCCGTGCCCCGCGTGACGCGGGCGCCCCGACCAGCCGCGGCTTCACCCGCGACCGCGGCGACGCCCCGTCCGGCCCGCGCACCGAAGGCAACGACTTCGCGGAGCGTGCCGAGCGCCTGCGCAATGCGCGCAAGCCGTCACGCACGGAGGACTGA
- a CDS encoding thymidine kinase, with protein sequence MSDGFVTSSGGWIEVIAGVMFSGKSEELMRRVRRATIARKRVQVFKSHLDDRYTGLYNVSSHDGRDLEAIPVDSASQLAHQLDPMAQVVAVDEVQFLDAGIIALATALAVRGRRVILAGIDTDFRGEPFGAMPQLMAVAEQVTKLHAICVLCGNPASRNQRLIDGKPARWDSPTIMVGAAQSYEARCRACHRVLLDDDVQVPLL encoded by the coding sequence GTGAGCGACGGCTTCGTGACGTCCTCCGGCGGGTGGATCGAGGTGATCGCCGGCGTGATGTTCAGCGGCAAGAGTGAGGAGTTGATGCGACGCGTGCGGCGGGCGACCATCGCCCGCAAGCGTGTCCAGGTGTTCAAGAGCCATCTCGACGATCGCTACACGGGGTTGTACAACGTCTCCAGTCACGACGGCCGTGACCTGGAGGCGATTCCCGTGGACTCGGCGAGCCAGCTCGCACACCAGCTCGACCCCATGGCGCAGGTGGTGGCCGTGGACGAGGTGCAGTTCCTCGATGCCGGCATCATCGCGCTCGCCACGGCCCTGGCCGTGCGCGGGCGGCGCGTGATCCTCGCCGGCATCGACACCGACTTCCGCGGTGAGCCGTTCGGCGCCATGCCGCAGCTCATGGCGGTGGCCGAGCAGGTGACCAAGCTGCACGCGATCTGCGTGCTGTGCGGCAATCCCGCCAGCCGCAACCAGCGGCTGATCGACGGCAAGCCCGCCCGCTGGGACTCGCCGACGATCATGGTCGGTGCGGCGCAGTCGTACGAGGCGCGCTGCCGCGCCTGTCACCGCGTGCTGCTGGACGACGACGTGCAGGTGCCGCTGCTGTAG
- a CDS encoding type II secretion system protein has translation MPQPFVHAMPRARTLRAGFTTLELLIAISVTLVLIALAAPLYQAQTAAVNRTSGRTDATRSATFAIDAIEQDMRNTGVGVFDGQPLMVRGAVNAVSFNANMVTARSNDLVAVFYDPDADSTALGSLNTGTAITLPNSASTYPTASYVSNAETINYYVVSDTGASPIPGGQKVVLYRKVNRQSPEVIARNLVQTTGLPVFRYYKRNLSGVLTQVAAGSLPMFHSVSKHGAAADTGSAALIDSIAVVKIALIATYTDSKGGTIIDTVTRDIRIANQGLLQRAQCGESPLAAGAPALTIVTLSGLPAVKLVWNASTDELAGERDVEMYAVYRRLAGAVDWGEPLTNVPGAGMSSLQYIDNTVASGTIYEYAISALDCTPAPSALTSAIQITVP, from the coding sequence ATGCCACAGCCATTCGTCCACGCGATGCCGCGCGCGCGAACGCTGCGAGCCGGCTTCACCACCCTCGAGCTGCTCATCGCGATCTCGGTGACGCTGGTGCTGATCGCACTGGCGGCACCGTTGTACCAGGCCCAGACGGCGGCGGTCAACCGCACCTCCGGGCGCACGGACGCCACCCGGTCGGCGACCTTCGCCATCGATGCGATCGAGCAGGACATGCGCAACACGGGGGTCGGCGTGTTCGACGGCCAGCCGCTGATGGTCCGCGGGGCGGTGAACGCCGTGTCCTTCAACGCCAACATGGTCACGGCCCGCTCCAACGACCTGGTGGCGGTGTTCTACGACCCGGACGCTGACAGCACCGCGCTCGGCTCGCTCAACACCGGCACGGCGATCACGCTGCCGAACTCGGCCAGCACCTACCCGACGGCATCGTACGTGAGCAACGCCGAGACGATCAACTACTACGTGGTCAGTGACACCGGCGCCTCGCCGATTCCCGGCGGGCAGAAGGTGGTGCTGTACCGCAAGGTGAACCGGCAGTCGCCCGAGGTGATCGCACGCAACCTGGTGCAGACCACCGGGCTGCCGGTGTTCCGCTACTACAAGCGCAACCTGTCTGGCGTGCTGACACAGGTGGCGGCGGGCTCGCTGCCGATGTTCCACAGCGTGTCGAAGCACGGCGCGGCCGCCGACACCGGCAGCGCGGCGCTGATCGACTCGATCGCGGTGGTGAAGATCGCACTGATCGCCACCTACACCGACTCGAAGGGCGGCACCATCATCGACACCGTGACGCGCGACATCCGGATCGCGAACCAGGGGCTGCTGCAGCGCGCGCAGTGCGGCGAGAGCCCGCTGGCCGCGGGCGCGCCGGCGCTGACGATCGTGACGCTGTCCGGCCTGCCGGCCGTGAAGCTGGTGTGGAATGCCAGCACCGACGAGCTGGCGGGCGAGCGCGACGTGGAGATGTACGCCGTCTACCGGCGCCTGGCCGGCGCGGTGGACTGGGGTGAGCCGCTGACCAACGTGCCCGGGGCGGGCATGTCGTCGCTGCAGTACATCGACAACACCGTCGCGTCCGGGACGATCTACGAGTACGCGATCTCCGCCCTCGACTGCACCCCAGCGCCCTCGGCGCTCACTTCCGCCATCCAAATCACGGTGCCCTGA
- a CDS encoding prepilin-type N-terminal cleavage/methylation domain-containing protein, giving the protein MTTTSPVAVIAPRLSNRKGFTLVEVVVAAVILTAALLAMAGFTVKYQQTDSYARMTARAQELANQRLEAVRTATPYASLDTMVSSESALPGSPGFSRTTQVTRVGGTPTDTVDYKIVTVRVQLPGARATISKTSFVGAF; this is encoded by the coding sequence ATGACGACGACCTCACCTGTCGCGGTCATCGCGCCGCGCCTGTCGAACCGGAAGGGCTTCACGCTGGTGGAAGTGGTGGTGGCGGCGGTGATCCTGACCGCCGCGCTGCTGGCGATGGCCGGCTTCACGGTCAAGTACCAGCAGACCGACTCGTACGCGCGCATGACGGCGCGTGCCCAGGAGCTGGCGAACCAGCGCCTGGAGGCGGTGCGCACGGCCACCCCGTACGCGTCGCTCGACACGATGGTCTCGAGCGAGTCCGCCCTGCCCGGTTCCCCGGGCTTCTCGCGCACCACCCAGGTCACGCGGGTGGGTGGGACGCCGACGGACACCGTGGACTACAAGATCGTGACGGTCCGGGTCCAGCTCCCCGGTGCCCGTGCGACCATCTCCAAGACATCCTTCGTCGGAGCGTTCTGA
- a CDS encoding type II secretion system protein, whose product MSRRSGFSMIELVTTLIIMGVVALMAVPKIDLSRMRSDAGLRQMMTVFVQAQRTALTKQYNVIVSVDVSTGRLRVVEDKNNSNVFDTGDRSYWVALDQGVKFTTSPAALDGLSGTTAFAKPKVLDGYPSLIFRRNGAASSDAAFFISARPSDAGASRAVYVTQSTGRADGYKYSSTGWIRAGI is encoded by the coding sequence ATGTCGCGACGAAGCGGCTTCTCAATGATCGAGCTGGTCACGACGCTGATCATCATGGGTGTGGTCGCCCTGATGGCGGTGCCGAAGATCGACCTCAGTCGGATGCGCAGTGATGCCGGACTGCGCCAGATGATGACGGTGTTCGTGCAGGCGCAGCGCACCGCGCTGACGAAGCAGTACAACGTGATCGTGAGCGTGGACGTGTCGACCGGCCGGCTGCGCGTGGTGGAGGACAAGAACAACTCGAACGTCTTCGACACCGGCGACCGGTCGTACTGGGTGGCGCTCGACCAGGGGGTGAAGTTCACCACCTCGCCGGCGGCACTCGATGGCCTGTCGGGGACCACGGCCTTCGCCAAGCCGAAGGTGCTCGACGGGTATCCGTCGCTGATCTTCCGTCGCAATGGCGCCGCGAGCTCCGACGCCGCGTTCTTCATCTCGGCCCGTCCGAGCGATGCGGGCGCATCGCGGGCGGTCTACGTGACGCAGAGTACCGGCCGAGCCGACGGCTACAAGTACTCCTCAACCGGCTGGATCCGGGCGGGCATCTGA